Proteins co-encoded in one Malus sylvestris chromosome 7, drMalSylv7.2, whole genome shotgun sequence genomic window:
- the LOC126628123 gene encoding UPF0496 protein At3g49070-like: MGKRISTCIRKFIPFTGSTPTTSTATMGVDVTEEYANAFRTESYLDFWTRVVALSNSESTKPTCKSMESTTAARLPSYRLFAEHLLDPDQPMVTRILSLICNHPINHVLLSDYFTQTADASILCGLLLNDINRTRVKYQSIKSTLQSLNDHSTPKTLIRLTRFTPILSLIRIQATQAGCSNLLKRLESTRNKTRAKLQLVKKLRVGSTIFLVALTASLSVIVVTHAIALVVAMPAFLAASLDLASPKRLIKMTSQLDAATKGTYILNRDLETVSRLVARLNDELEHMRRMVKFWVERGEEDWSQAGGELARQLKKNDCSFRQQLDELEEHLYLCFMTINRARNLVVKEILDRGQITLTHDTL, from the exons ATGGGGAAAAGAATAAGTACATGCATCCGAAAATTTATTCCATTTACCG GATCTACGCCCACTACATCAACTGCTACAATGGGAGTGGATGTTACAGAAGAATATGCTAATGCTTTCCGCACCGAATCGTACCTCGACTTCTGGACACGTGTCGTTGCATTATCCAATAGTGAATCCACCAAACCGACGTGCAAGTCGATGGAGTCGACGACCGCAGCTCGGCTCCCATCTTATCGGCTCTTCGCGGAGCATCTATTGGATCCGGATCAACCCATGGTTACTCGGATCTTATCGTTGATTTGCAACCACCCGATCAACCACGTACTTTTATCTGACTATTTCACCCAAACCGCCGATGCTTCCATCCTATGTGGTCTCCTACTAAATGACATCAATCGTACACGTGTCAAATATCAGTCCATCAAATCCACTTTACAATCCTTAAATGACCATTCTACTCCTAAAACACTAATCCGTCTAACCAGATTCACCCCGATTTTATCTCTAATTCGCATCCAAGCCACTCAAGCCGGATGCTCCAACTTGCTGAAACGACTTGAATCAACTCGGAACAAGACTCGAGCCAAGCTCCAACTCGTAAAAAAGCTTCGAGTTGGCTCAACCATTTTCTTAGTTGCGTTAACAGCTTCGTTGAGCGTAATAGTTGTCACGCATGCTATTGCGCTGGTTGTGGCAATGCCGGCTTTTCTAGCAGCTTCGCTTGACTTGGCTTCGCCGAAGAGGCTGATTAAGATGACATCTCAGCTCGATGCCGCCACGAAAGGGACTTACATACTAAACAGGGATTTGGAGACCGTGAGCCGACTCGTGGCTCGCCTAAACGATGAGCTTGAGCACATGCGTCGCATGGTCAAGTTTTGGGTGGAGCGTGGGGAGGAGGATTGGAGCCAAGCCGGAGGAGAACTGGCGCGCCAGCTGAAGAAAAATGACTGTAGCTTTAGGCAGCAGCTTGATGAGCTAGAGGAGCATTTGTATTTGTGTTTCATGACCATTAACAGAGCTAGAAATCTTGTGGTGAAGGAGATTCTGGATCGGGGTCAAATCACTCTGACCCATGAtacattataa